DNA from Brevibacterium sp. 'Marine':
GATTCCCGCGGCTCCCGGATAGTAGTCCGGGCGCCGTCCCCATTCCTCGAATCCGAAGGCTGCGTACATCCCCAGCGCCGCGGAGTTGCGTTCGTCGACTTCGAGGTGGACGACCTCGGCCCCGCGGTCCTTCGCCCAGTCGATTCCCGCCTGCAGCAGGGCGCGGCCGATGCCCTGGCCGCGTGCCGCCTCGGTGGTCGCGATCGTCATCACATCGGCCTCCGCACCGGCCCCCGACATGACTATCCACCCGGCCAGCTCCCCCGCCGAGGCGGTGGTGTCCTTGCCTGCGGCTGTGGAGTCCGCATCCGATTCGTTCGCCGAGGCGGTTCTGGCGGCGAGCATGATCGTGCCGTTCTGCGCCTTGACCGACCAGTAGTAGCCGAGCGTCCACGCGGTCGGGCCGAAGATCGCCGCATCGTGGTCGGCCACCTCGGCGAGGTCCCACCAGGGAAGCTCGGCGATGGTCGTGGACGTCATCTCAGTGAGCTCTCCCGCACCGGGGTCGCCTTCGCATCGGCTTCGCGCAGGTATTCGGGAATCGGTTCGCGCAGCTCTCGGCCGGCGGCGAGTTC
Protein-coding regions in this window:
- a CDS encoding GNAT family N-acetyltransferase — encoded protein: MTSTTIAELPWWDLAEVADHDAAIFGPTAWTLGYYWSVKAQNGTIMLAARTASANESDADSTAAGKDTTASAGELAGWIVMSGAGAEADVMTIATTEAARGQGIGRALLQAGIDWAKDRGAEVVHLEVDERNSAALGMYAAFGFEEWGRRPDYYPGAAGILMRLRIRA